In candidate division WOR-3 bacterium, a single genomic region encodes these proteins:
- a CDS encoding peptidylprolyl isomerase, whose protein sequence is MKLIIILLIALLINCNKKEIKDKNYPVAKVGKIAITKKELEMHFPSNLKPFVDEEEKKRVLNLGIETLLYYLAAKDEGFLNDSIIRLRIKWSERLILAEEYIKRKVESKIQIKPSEVENFYEINRNNFEKDITIAYVIGGNKNQLEEIRNKMINSKPEKVIEELKSLPNIIANIEKTNLGVLKINPDLPLPFINAVLNLKTGEISGVVEISPFRYAIVKLIDEKKTDSKKEDLLKIINSYLHLQKTQAKKDSIINSLKQKYKVEIFIK, encoded by the coding sequence ATGAAACTAATCATAATTCTTCTGATAGCTCTTTTAATAAACTGCAACAAAAAAGAAATAAAAGATAAAAACTATCCTGTTGCAAAAGTTGGCAAAATAGCCATCACAAAAAAAGAACTTGAAATGCATTTTCCTTCAAATTTAAAACCCTTTGTTGATGAAGAAGAAAAAAAGAGAGTTTTAAATTTAGGTATAGAAACACTTCTATATTACCTTGCAGCAAAGGATGAGGGATTTTTAAATGATTCAATAATTAGATTAAGAATAAAATGGTCTGAAAGATTAATACTCGCAGAGGAATATATCAAAAGAAAAGTTGAATCAAAAATTCAAATAAAACCTTCGGAAGTTGAAAATTTTTATGAAATAAATAGAAATAATTTTGAAAAGGATATTACCATTGCCTATGTTATAGGTGGAAATAAAAACCAACTGGAAGAAATCAGAAATAAAATGATAAATTCAAAACCTGAAAAAGTAATAGAGGAACTAAAATCTTTACCCAACATTATAGCCAATATAGAAAAAACAAATCTTGGTGTATTAAAAATAAACCCTGATTTACCCCTTCCCTTTATAAATGCTGTTTTAAATCTAAAAACTGGCGAAATAAGTGGTGTCGTCGAAATATCTCCCTTTAGATATGCTATAGTTAAGCTTATTGACGAAAAGAAAACAGATTCAAAGAAAGAAGATTTATTAAAAATAATAAATTCCTATTTACACCTTCAAAAAACCCAAGCAAAAAAAGACTCAATCATAAATTCCCTGAAACAAAAATATAAAGTTGAAATATTTATTAAGTAA
- a CDS encoding MTH938/NDUFAF3 family protein: MKIEKYDFGEIIINGKKYTRDLIIFPDKIKENWWRKEGHSLCIEDLKEVIEYKPEILIIGTGYSGVMEVKEEVIKELERNNIKVIIKKTKEAVNIFNEYMDRNKKVVCALHLTC, from the coding sequence ATGAAAATAGAAAAATACGATTTTGGCGAAATTATTATAAATGGTAAAAAATATACAAGGGATTTGATAATTTTCCCTGATAAAATAAAAGAGAACTGGTGGAGAAAGGAAGGGCATTCTTTATGTATTGAAGATTTAAAAGAAGTAATTGAATACAAGCCTGAAATTCTTATAATAGGGACAGGATATTCAGGAGTTATGGAAGTAAAAGAAGAGGTTATAAAAGAACTTGAAAGAAATAATATAAAAGTTATAATTAAAAAAACAAAAGAGGCAGTGAATATTTTCAATGAATATATGGATAGAAACAAAAAAGTTGTGTGTGCGCTTCATTTAACTTGTTAA
- a CDS encoding GxxExxY protein, which translates to MEELKRKIKELAEKVYKELGPFGFIKETEYEAALAYEFRKNGLKYLEQLQVDIMYEDQVLKGGKVDFIVFDEKEENGIIVELKTQKDISGEYLHQLLKYYDALKSQKTGVPRFLSEKIKGGMVLNWKTYDAIKDKLLEGFQEADKISVTLDIDKFKEQYGDIIDLVEIEVPVEKKRK; encoded by the coding sequence ATGGAAGAATTGAAAAGAAAAATAAAAGAACTGGCTGAAAAAGTTTATAAAGAACTCGGCCCATTTGGATTTATTAAAGAAACGGAATACGAAGCCGCTCTTGCCTATGAATTCAGAAAAAATGGATTAAAATATCTTGAACAACTTCAGGTAGATATAATGTATGAAGACCAAGTTTTAAAGGGTGGAAAGGTTGATTTTATAGTGTTTGATGAAAAGGAAGAAAACGGGATAATTGTGGAACTTAAAACACAGAAAGATATCTCTGGTGAGTATCTTCATCAATTATTAAAATATTACGATGCTCTAAAATCTCAAAAAACAGGAGTTCCAAGATTTCTTTCGGAAAAAATAAAAGGTGGAATGGTATTAAATTGGAAAACATATGATGCTATAAAGGATAAATTGCTTGAAGGCTTTCAAGAGGCTGATAAAATTTCAGTTACTCTTGATATTGATAAATTTAAAGAGCAATACGGTGATATAATTGATCTTGTTGAAATAGAAGTCCCTGTTGAGAAAAAGAGAAAATGA
- a CDS encoding DUF2357 domain-containing protein — protein sequence MNCKIKDFEVKEVTEGGRDGIKIKINGEEVGILKGKVSLIPEKDIKNYKIEDFSSLWLYEFENYEFEGKNGWELRKIGESEIIREDKNIKIQQTRDYPFKNYIGKSEIIFKFKKEEKEYSLPVEVISEKLETNKDSPLFYPRFYKNLILSIWEKFKELPFDIAPVVFTPTSYYISLRASPLFTFFFLKNNKENLKSALNTIRANPYRILKEEKEMLDINKVSEVDADTIYSILTNPEYLYESKSKLGFSAKEKYYLPKKVLSSLKYETLDTPENRFVLNFLKRISQDIEELIKSNKEYKETVIKEIEGIKGLIDDFIKDPLWEEVGEFYIFPSYSTVLRKREGYKELLELYFKYLMGRSPFEKIEEAINLRKVYELYEFFCALKLCSLLNGTKGKIVMEVEEKIKGKLKIKLEFMIGNKNYKFIYQKNEKSYSGISLIPDFSIYEGKKLRIILDAKFAFKKPDIDKEKDKENIGEEIEREWEEGKVPKTGDIIKMHAYKDALKADACIILYPGEEDKFYKEEGDTPFEGDLKNLIEKILTENEENKENLKGIGWFKMLPYEE from the coding sequence ATGAATTGTAAAATAAAAGATTTTGAAGTTAAAGAAGTAACAGAAGGTGGAAGGGATGGAATAAAAATTAAAATAAACGGTGAAGAGGTTGGGATTCTTAAAGGTAAGGTTAGTTTAATTCCTGAGAAAGACATAAAAAATTATAAAATTGAGGATTTTTCCTCTTTATGGCTTTATGAATTTGAGAATTATGAATTTGAAGGTAAAAATGGATGGGAACTCCGGAAAATCGGAGAAAGTGAAATTATAAGAGAAGATAAAAATATTAAGATTCAGCAAACAAGAGATTATCCTTTTAAAAATTACATTGGAAAATCTGAAATTATTTTTAAATTTAAAAAAGAAGAAAAAGAATATTCATTACCCGTAGAAGTTATTTCAGAAAAATTAGAAACAAATAAAGATTCTCCACTTTTTTATCCCAGATTTTACAAAAATCTTATTTTATCAATCTGGGAAAAGTTTAAAGAGCTCCCTTTTGATATTGCACCGGTAGTATTTACTCCTACTTCTTATTACATTTCTTTAAGAGCCTCACCACTTTTCACTTTTTTCTTTTTAAAAAATAACAAAGAAAATTTAAAGAGTGCCTTAAACACAATAAGAGCAAACCCTTACAGAATTTTAAAAGAGGAAAAGGAGATGCTGGATATTAATAAAGTTTCAGAAGTTGACGCTGATACAATTTATAGCATTTTAACAAATCCAGAATATCTTTATGAATCAAAAAGCAAATTAGGTTTTAGCGCCAAAGAAAAATATTATTTACCGAAAAAAGTTCTATCCTCTTTAAAATACGAAACTCTTGATACTCCTGAAAATAGATTTGTTTTAAATTTTCTTAAAAGAATTTCTCAGGATATTGAAGAGTTAATTAAAAGTAATAAAGAATATAAAGAAACAGTAATAAAAGAAATAGAGGGAATAAAAGGATTAATTGATGATTTTATAAAGGATCCTTTATGGGAAGAAGTAGGAGAATTTTATATTTTCCCATCATATTCAACGGTTTTAAGAAAAAGAGAAGGATATAAAGAATTATTAGAACTTTACTTTAAATATCTTATGGGAAGAAGTCCCTTTGAGAAAATTGAAGAGGCAATTAATTTAAGAAAGGTCTACGAACTCTATGAATTCTTTTGTGCTTTAAAGTTATGCAGCCTTTTAAATGGAACAAAAGGAAAAATCGTAATGGAAGTTGAGGAAAAAATAAAGGGGAAGCTTAAAATAAAATTAGAATTTATGATAGGTAATAAGAATTACAAATTCATTTATCAAAAAAATGAGAAAAGTTATTCTGGAATAAGTTTAATACCTGATTTCTCAATATACGAGGGAAAGAAACTAAGAATAATTTTAGATGCCAAGTTTGCTTTTAAAAAGCCGGATATAGATAAAGAAAAAGATAAAGAAAATATAGGAGAGGAGATTGAAAGGGAGTGGGAAGAAGGAAAAGTTCCAAAAACTGGTGATATAATAAAGATGCATGCTTATAAGGATGCTTTAAAAGCTGATGCATGTATAATACTTTATCCTGGTGAAGAAGATAAGTTTTATAAAGAAGAAGGAGATACACCTTTTGAAGGAGATTTAAAAAATTTGATAGAAAAGATTTTAACAGAAAATGAAGAAAATAAGGAAAATTTAAAAGGAATAGGTTGGTTTAAAATGTTACCTTATGAAGAATAA